From Draconibacterium halophilum, one genomic window encodes:
- a CDS encoding DMT family transporter, with protein MKKSYLLLHSAVIFLGFSGVFGKLISLNEGLITWYRVFFSAIILYIVLKLLKIRNTICFREKVNIAKVGILITLSWVLFFASIKYSNISIGVICYCMASFFTAIFEPLINKRRFRPSEFVLSVITLLGISLIFRFDSSYRLGIVLGVIAPAFASLYTVYNERLVKTYDSKLINYYQMLGGTFGLGIFLPLYLHYFPTETIIPGIRDIFYLLLLALFCTVGVYVSLTSILKRLSAFTVNLSLNLEPVYAILIAFLFFGEYKQINFSFYIGLFFVVLSVGLQILISLRQSRRVDII; from the coding sequence ATGAAAAAATCATATTTGTTATTACACTCTGCTGTAATATTTCTTGGATTTTCCGGAGTCTTCGGGAAGCTCATTTCACTGAATGAAGGTTTAATAACTTGGTACAGAGTATTTTTCTCAGCCATCATTCTTTACATCGTTTTAAAACTGTTAAAAATAAGAAATACAATTTGTTTCAGAGAAAAAGTGAATATTGCTAAAGTCGGAATTCTTATTACATTGTCTTGGGTGTTGTTTTTTGCGAGCATTAAATATTCCAACATCTCGATAGGAGTAATTTGTTATTGTATGGCAAGTTTCTTCACCGCAATCTTCGAACCATTGATCAACAAACGGAGATTCAGACCATCAGAATTTGTTTTAAGTGTAATCACTTTGTTAGGTATTAGTTTAATCTTTCGTTTTGATAGTTCTTATCGCTTAGGCATTGTTCTAGGTGTAATTGCTCCGGCATTTGCATCACTATACACCGTCTACAATGAACGTTTGGTCAAAACCTACGATAGCAAACTAATTAATTACTACCAGATGCTTGGTGGAACATTTGGGCTGGGTATTTTTCTGCCTTTGTATTTACATTATTTCCCAACAGAAACCATTATTCCTGGAATTCGTGATATATTTTACCTTCTATTATTAGCACTTTTCTGTACGGTGGGGGTTTATGTCTCATTAACCTCAATACTAAAAAGACTCTCTGCTTTTACTGTAAATCTAAGCCTGAATCTAGAGCCAGTCTACGCAATCCTTATTGCGTTTCTGTTTTTTGGAGAATATAAGCAAATTAACTTTTCTTTTTATATCGGATTGTTTTTTGTTGTACTCTCTGTTGGATTACAAATACTAATTTCGCTACGTCAATCACGAAGAGTTGACATAATTTAA